The Thermoproteales archaeon genomic interval GAAATATACAAAATCGTGGATCACATTTATAGAATTGGCAGAAAATTCAAAAGTTTATGGATTTTGATGCAGTTAAGCGCGTTACTTCCCTTTATAACGGAAAGCATTAAAGCTTACGAAAGCTCTCTAGAAGCTTTTTCAAATGGATATCCAGTGGGAGATAGCGTGGGTCCTATAGTTGCCGCTAAATTCATAAAAAGATACGGTAAAGACGTCAGGGTAAAAGATGTTGAGGAAGATACTATAATAGCCGAAATACCATACAAGGATAGAACAATTATTATTATAAAGGCGAAGGGTCCAGCCGGAGTTGTAGGAAGACTTGACGATGCAGTAGAATACGCGCTTTCCATCTATAAAAATATAAAAATGATCATAACCGTCGATGCGGCTCACAAGTTAGAAAGCGAAGAAAGCGGAAGCATTAGCGACGGCTTTGGCGTAGCTATTGGAGGTATGGGGATAGAAAAATTCAATATCGAAAAATTGGCAACTTTACATCGCATTCCTTTATATGCTGTTTTAATCAAGATGTCAGAGGAGGAAGCTTTATCCGTCATTAATAAGAAGTTGTTCGAGGCAACGGATAATGCTTTAAAAAACGTAGAGAGGGTAATCGAAGAGCGAAGCAATCCCGGC includes:
- a CDS encoding DUF1512 family protein; its protein translation is EIYKIVDHIYRIGRKFKSLWILMQLSALLPFITESIKAYESSLEAFSNGYPVGDSVGPIVAAKFIKRYGKDVRVKDVEEDTIIAEIPYKDRTIIIIKAKGPAGVVGRLDDAVEYALSIYKNIKMIITVDAAHKLESEESGSISDGFGVAIGGMGIEKFNIEKLATLHRIPLYAVLIKMSEEEALSVINKKLFEATDNALKNVERVIEERSNPGDSIILIGVGNTIGVTP